A segment of the Streptomyces sp. Tu 2975 genome:
GAGGCCTGACATCATGCGGCGCTACGGCAAGCACACCGACGAGGACGACATCCGGTCCCGGCCCAACCGCAAGGGCAACCGGCCCAGGACCAACATCCGCCCCAAGCACGAGGACGCCCTCGAGGGCATGGTCCTCACCGTCGACCGCGGCAGGCTGACGTGCCTCGTCGGGGACCGGATCATCACGGCGATGAAGGCCCGGGAACTGGGCCGTAAAGCGGCCGTCGTCGGTGACCGGGTCGGGATCGTGGGCGACCTCTCGGGCGACAAGGACACCCTCGCAAGGATCGTCCGCATCGAGAAGCGTTCCTCGGTGCTGCGCCGTACCGCCGACGACGACGATCCGTTCGAGCGGGTCGTCGTCGCGAACGCCGACCGGCTCGCCATCGTCACCGCCCTCGCCGATCCCGAGCCGCGCCCGCGCCTGATCGACCGCTGTCTGGTCGCGGCGTACGACGGCGGGCTCGAACCGCTGCTGGTACTGACGAAGTCGGATCTCGCGTCGCCCGACGAACTACTGGAGATGTACGGCGCGCTGGGCGTCCCGTACGTGGTCACCACGCGGGACGAGTTCGTCGACGGGCGGGCCGCGAAGCGGGTGCGCGAGCATCTGGTCGGCCGGACGACCGCGTTCGTCGGGCACTCCGGCGTCGGCAAGACGACCCTGGTCAACGCCCTCGTCCCGGACGAGATGCGGCGGAGCACCGGCCATGTCAACGCGGTCACGGGCCGTGGGCGGCACACCACGACCTCCGCTCTCGCCCTCCCGCTCGCGGACGAGAAGGGCGGCTGGGTGATCGACACTCCCGGGGTGCGCTCCTTCGGACTGCACCATGTCGACCCGTCCCGGGTCATCAACGCCTTCCCCGACCTGGTGCCGGGCACCGAGGGCTGCCCGCGCGCGTGCTCGCACGACGAGCCGGACTGCGCTCTGGACGACTGGGTGGCGGAGGGCCACGCCGATCCGGCGCGGCTCTATTCGCTGCGGCGACTGCTCGCGACCCGTGAGCGACGCGAAGGCGACTGAGTCATCGGTGTTTGCGGTCCCTGACGCTTGGTAAGTGCATAATCGCACCAGGTCGGACCGGCCGGTCCTGACCGATCGGTCCGCGGCCCGGTCGGTCCCGGACCAGGCGGTCGTCGACTACGCGGGAGGCCCAGTACTCATGGCGTGGCTGCTGGTGGTGGTGGCGGGGTTCCTCGAAACGGGCTTCGCCGTGTGTCTCAAGCTGTCCCACGGCTTCACCAGGCTGTGGCCGACGGTCGCCTTCGCCGCGTTCGCGCTGGGCAGTTTCGGTCTGCTGACCCTGTCGCTGAAGAAGCTCGACGTGGGCCCGGCCTATGCCGTGTGGACGGGGATCGGCGCCGCCGGCACCGCCATCTACGGCATGATCTTCCTCGACGACCTGGTGTCCACCCTCAAGATCATCTCGATCACACTGGTGATCGTCGGGGTCATCGGTCTGCAGCTCTCGGGCTCGTCGCAGTGAGCCCGTCGCCCACCACCGCCCGCACCGATCGGGCGACACTCCCGCCGGCCGGCGCGACGACGAAGGACAGCGCGAGCCGCACCGCGAGTTCGCAGCGCTGAGGCAGGTCGCCCGGTTCGCCGTCACCGTCCCCGAGCCGGCTCCCGTGTCCCTTCGCGAGCGAACGGTCCCGCACGGCCGCGACCAGATCCGCCGGACCGGGCAGCCACGCGTCAGCGCGACGCTGGGCGGGCACCCTCGACAGCCCGGTCCCGCCGCGCACCGGGCGTGGCACCGGCAGCCGTTCGCCCCAGCAGCCGGTGAGCAGCGCGCGCAGTACGGGTCTCGCGCGCGCCTCGCCGACGGTCCACTCGGCGACGGCCACGAGCCGGTCGGCGACCGAGCCGCTCCGCGCCATCAGCCGTTCCACCCCGCGCAGGTACGCGTCGGCCTCGCGCCGCACGAGGGCGCGGGCGAGACCGTCCTTGCTGCCGAACTCGTTGTAGAGGGTCTGGCGGGAGACGCCCGCGGCGGAGGCGACGTCGACCATCCGGATCCCGGACCACGGCAGGTCGCGCAGCGCCGCCAGAGCGGCGTCCAGCAGTGACTCCCGCGCTGCAGGCATGGTCGCCTCCCCGGCCGAGCAACTCCGGTCACAGAGTTGACGGGCCGCGTTCCCCTGTCAATACAGGCGGCAGGAGGACGTCACCGCGGCCGGCCCGGGAACGACCGGGCCTGCACGGATAGAGTGGCGGCCATGCCCGACTACCACGATGATCTGCGGCTTGCCCACGTCCTCGCGGACGCCGCCGACGCCACCACCATGGACCGGTTCAAGGCCCTCGACCTCAAGGTCGAGACGAAACCCGACATGACACCGGTGAGCGAGGCCGACAAGGCGGCGGAGGAGCTCATCCGCGGACATCTGCAACGGGCACGGCCACGCGACGCGATCCTCGGTGAGGAGTTCGGCATCGAGGGCACCGGGCCGCGGCGCTGGGTCGTCGACCCGATCGACGGCACGAAGAACTATGTGCGCGGCGTGCCGGTCTGGGCGACGCTGATCTCGCTCATGGAGGCGGGAGAGGGCGGCTACCAGCCGGTCGTGGGCGTCGTATCGGCACCGGCGCTCGGCAGGCGCTGGTGGGCGGCGAAGGGCGGGGGCGCGTACACCGGCCGCAGTCTGACGTCCGCGACCCGTCTGCACGTCTCGAAGGTCGAGCGCATAGAGGATGCCTCCTTCGCGTACTCGTCGCTGACCGGCTGGGAGGCACAGGGGCGTCTCGACGGATTCATGGACCTGACGCGCGCGGTCTGGCGCACCCGGGGCTACGGCGACTTCTGGCCGTACATGATGGTCGCCGAGGGCTCTGTCGACATCTGCGCAGAGCCGGAGCTGTCCCTGTGGGACATGGCCGCTCCGGCGATCGTCGTCCAGGAGGCGGGCGGCGTCTTCACGGGTCTCGACGGGCGGCAGGGACCGCACAGCGGCAACGCCGCGGCGTCGAACGGGCTCCTCCACGAGGAGTTGCTGGGTTACCTCAACCAGCAGTACTGAGCACGCACCGGCGGCGGCGTCAGCGTCGGCGGGCGGGCGTGCGCCGCTCGGACAGGGGCGCACGCCGGGTGTGACGGAGGCTCATGCGCGGGCCGGAGAGGCCGCGCACGCCCTCTTGCTGCCGTCCCAAAGGGCTGCAACTCTGAGAGTCCCCACACTTGTGAACTTGTGAATCGGTTCTCTTGCGGCCGATCACCAAGGAGGTGGCTCTCTTCATGCTCGTCCGTGACGCCATGAGCACGGTGGTCCTCACCATCGGACCCGCACACACACTCCGCCAGGCGGCCCGGCTGATGGCCGCCCGCCGCGTAGGCGCGGCAGTGGTCCTCGACTCCGACTCGAGCCTCGGCATCCTCACAGAACGGGACATCCTGAACTCGGTCGGCCTGGGACAGGACCCCGACCTGGAGACCGCCGGCACCCACACCACGACCGACGTCGTCTTCGCCGCGCCTTCCTGGACCTTGGAGGAGGCGGCCGGGGCCATGACTCACGGCGGGTTCCGCCATCTGATCGTGACGGACGGGGACGGGCCCATCGGCGTCGTCTCCGTCCGCGACATCATCCGCTGCTGGGCCCCGGCCCGGAGCCAGGTGGTCGCCTAGGGAGGGGCCTTCGCCGGGACCGGCCCGGCGGGTACGGCACGGGAAACGCACGTCCCCGGACACGCGGAAGGGGCCGGATCCTCCTGGGATCCGGCCCCTTCCTCTGCGACAAGCCTGCCGTCAGCCGCGCAGGGCCTGGACCGCGGCTTCGAGCCGCTTGCCGAAGTCACCGTCCGCCTGGCGGAAGTTGCCGATCGCGCGCTCGGCGATGTCGTCACGCGACACCTTGGCGATGAAGCCCGCCAGGTTGTCGATGAGACGGCCCTTCTCGTCCTCGGACATCAGGCGGTAGAGGTTGCCCGCCTGGACGAAGTCGTCGTCCTCGGAGTGGACAGGGGCCGCGTGGTCACCGGTCACGCCGGTCACCGGGATCGGCTGCCACAGCGCGCGGTCCGTCTGGTGCGGGCCGCCGAAGCTGTTCGGCTCGTAGTTCTTCGCGCCCTTGTGGCGGCCGTCGTACAGGAAGCCGTCACGGGAGTTGGTGCGTGCCTCGGTGGCGTGCGGGCGGTTCACCGGCAGGTGGTCGGCGTTGATGCCGACGCGGTAGCGATGGGCATCGCCGTACGCGAAGAGCCGGCCCTGGAGCATCTTGTCCGGGGAGGGACCGATGCCCGGCACGAAGTGGGCGGGGCTGAAGATGGACTGCTCGACCTCGGCGAAGATGTTCTCCGGGTTGCGGTTGAGCTCGAGCTTGCCGATCTCGATCGGCGGGTAGTCCGCGTGCGGCCACACCTTGGTGAGGTCGAACGGGTTGAAGCGGTAGGTCGCCGCCTCGGCCGCGGGCATGATCTGGACCTGCACCGTCCAACTCGGGAAGTCACCGCGCTCGATGGCCTCACGCAGGTCGCGCTGGTGCGAGTCGGGGTCCTCGCCGGCGAGCTTGTCGGCCTCGGCCTGGGTGAGGTTCTTGATGCCCTGGTCGGTCTTGAAGTGGTACTTGACCCAGAAGACCTCGCCGGCCTCGTTGTTCCACTGGTAGGTGTGCGAGCCGAAGCCGTCCATGTGGCGGTACGACGCGGGGATGCCACGGTCGCCGAACAGCCAGGTCACCTGGTGGGTGGACTCGGGCGACAGTCCCCAGAAGTCCCAGACGTTGTCCGCCTCCTGGGACCCGGTGTAGGGGTCGCGCTTCTGGGTGTGGATGAAGTCGGGGAACTTGATGGCGTCCTTGATGAAGAACACCGGGGTGTTGTTGCCGACGAGGTCGTAGTTGCCCTCTTCGGTGTAGAACTTCAGCGCCCAGCCGCGCGGGTCGCGCACCGCGTCCGCGGCGCCGAGGTTGCCGGCGACGGTCGAGAAGCGCAGGAAGGTCTCGGTCTGCTTGCCGACCTCGGAGAGGAACTTCGCGCGGGTCCACCGCGAGACGTCGCGGGTCAGCGTGAAGGTGCCGTAGGCGCCCGCGCCACGCGCGTGGACGACACGCTCCGGGATGCGCTCGCGGTTGAAGTGCGCGAGCTTCTCGAGCAACAGCTGGTCCTGGACAAGCACCGGCCCGCCGACGCCCGCGGTCTCGCTGTTCTGGTTGTCGGCGACCGGAGCCCCGGCCTCCGTGGTGAGCGGTCCCTGCGTCACGTGCGCCTCCTGCGTCATGTACTGCCCGGTCGTTCGTGCACACGACCTGTCCTTGGCGTGCACTGTCCTAGATCCTACAATGGACAATGTCTAAGTCAAGCAGCCATCCAAAGTCACACTTGTTCGGGACAGCACTCCCCCCACTGTTAGGCTGGTGCTCATGAGTGACCTGTTGGAACGACTTCGCGGACGCGGCTGGCGCATGACCGCCCAGCGGCGTGTCGTGGCCGAGGTCCTCGACGGCGAACACGTGCATCTGACCGCCGACGAGGTGCACGCCCGAGCAGTGAGGCTGCTGCCCGAGATCTCCCGGGCGACCGTCTACAACACCCTCGGCGAACTGGTGAGCCTCGGTGAGGTGCTCGAGGTGTCGACCGACCGGCGCGCCAAGCGGTACGACCCCAACGCCCACCGCCCCCATCAGCACCTGGTCTGCGCCCGCTGCGGCGCGATCCGCGACGTGCATCCGATGGGCAACCCGCTGGCGGACCTCCCGGACACGGAGCGCTTCGGCTTCACGATCTCCGACGTCGAGGTGACGTACCGGGGCACCTGCCCGAACTGCGCTGCCGGGTGACGTAGGCGACAAGGATCCACAGGCGACGAAGAGGCCCCCGATGTCCGCATCGGGGGCCTCTTCGCGTCCGGTTCAGCGTCCGGACCAACACAAAAACGCCGAAAACCCGGATCCAAGGATCCGGGTCTTCGGTTTCAGTAGCGGGGACAGGATTTGAACCTGCGACCTCTGGGTTATGAGCCCAGCGAGCTACCGAGCTGCTCCACCCCGCGGCGATGAACACAACATTACGTCACCCTGCCGACCAGCGCAAATCCCTTAAGCAGTGAGCTCCTGGAGCAGCGCCTCGCGCAGTCGTGCGGCTCGCTCCGTGACCTCCGCGGGGCCGAGCTCGACCGCCCTGGCGCACCACCGCTGGCCCTCGGCCAGTTCTCCCCGGCGAGCGGCGAGCAGCGCCAGCCGCAGTGCGGCCCTACCGTGTCCGGCCCGGGCCGCCCGCGTCCACCACAGCGATGCCTCACGCTCGCTGCCCTCGCGGGCGAGCAGGAGCCCCAGGTTGAACGCGCCGCTGCGGCTGCCCGCCTCCGCCGCCTCGCGGTACCAGCGGGCGGCGTCGGCCATGTCGCCGCGGGCGGCGGCCAGCATGCCCACGCGCACCTGGGCACGGCGGTGGCCCTGCTCGGCGGCGCGCTCGTACCACTCCTCGCATTCGCACTTCTCCGCCACCGGCTCGCCGAGGGCCGGCGGGCCGGGCGGCGGGCGGCGGGCGTCCAGCACACTGGCGAGCCGGAACGCCGCCTCCGCGCTGCCACCGCCCGCGGCGCAGCGCAGATGGCGCTCCGCGCCCTGCTCGTCACCGTCCCTGAGCAGGGCGATGCCGACCTGGAGCGCCGCCTCCGTGTGGCCCGCCGCGGCGGCCCGCTCGTACCAGGTGAGAGCCGTACGGTCGTCGTCGCGGCCGGCGTGAAGGATGCCCAGGTTGAAGGCGGCGTCGACACTGCCGGCCTCCGCCGCCTTGGAGAACCACGGCTCGGCTCCGACCGGATCGCCCGCCTGAAGCAGCAGGACGGCGAGGGCGTTGGCGGCCTCCCTGTGTCCGGCGTAGGCGGCGCGGCGGTACCACTGCTCGGCCTGGGCCGTACGGTCCTGGGCAGCGCACAGCAGACCCAGGTTGTACGCGCCGTTGACGTCACCGGCGTCCATGGCGGCGCGGTACCAGCGCTCCGCCGTCTGCGGCTCGCCCCTGGCCGCGTGCAGCGCGCCGAGGGCGTTGGCCGCGTTGCCGTCGCCGTCCTGGGCGGCTCGCAGCCACCACACGGCGGCGCTCTCCTCGTCGCCCGCGTCGCGCAGCAGGAAGGCGAGCGCGCAGGCGGCACGAGCCTCGCCGTCCTTGGCGGCCGTGAGGTACCAGCGCCCGGCCTCCTTCAGGCGGCCGCGCCTCTCGAGGATCGCCCCCAGGTACAGGGCGGCCCGCCGGTGCCCTCGTGCGGCTGCCTGCCGGTACCACTGGGCGGCCTCGTCGAGCAGGGCCCCGCCCCGCTCGACGGTCCGCTCCTGCGCACCGGAGACGCTCGCACCAGGACGGCCGTCACGTGCCCGGCGTCCGCCCAGGTGCTCGCCCGCCGCGGTCTCCGCGTCAGCGAGCACGCGCAGCGCGGGGTCGGTCGACCCGACGGCGCCCGGGCCCGTCACGGCGGCCGCAGGCTCGTGGCGACGCGCCTCCGACCGCCCCGCACCGCCCACACCGGCGGAACGCGCTCCGTCCTCACCGCGACGAGCACGCCGCGCGGCGTCCCTCGCGGGCCCCGGCTCCGCCGGTCCGGTGCCGACCAGGCTGCCGACGCCGTCGGTCGTGCGGCACTCCGCCGCCGCCCGGCGCTCCAGGGCGCGGGCGAGCCGGTACGCCGCCTCGCGGTGGCCCTGTTCCGCGGCCGTGCGCAGCCAGCGCTCGGCGCCTACGTCGCTGCGGTGCTCGAGCAGGTCGGCGAGTGCGTACGCGCCGAGGGCGTGGCCCTGCTCCGCGGACTGGCGCAGCCAGTACTCGGCGGCCGGCTCGTCGCCCCGCTCGCGGAAGTGGCGTCCCAGGGCGTGGGCGGCGGCGGCGGATCCGGCGACGGCGGCGATCCGCCACCAGCCGGCCGCCTCGTCCGCGTAGCCGCGCTGATGGAGGAGCACGCCGAGGTTGTTGGCCGCGGCGCGGTCCCCGTCGGCGGTGGCGCCCCGCAGATAGGGCTCCGCGCCGTCGAGGTCTCCGCGGCGCAGAAGCAGCGCGCCGAGGACGCTCATCGCCGCGGTGTCACCGGCATCGGCAGCGCTCCGGTGACGCGCCTCCGCGCCGGCGGTCTCGACCGTGTCGGCGCTGTTGCCGTCGGTGTCGTCGTGACCGGTGTCGCTCCGGCCCTTGCCCGTGTGGTCGGCACGGACCGCGGCGTCGATCGCGTCCGCCACGTCACCGGCATGCGGCTGCACAAACCGCCCTGTCTCCAACAGAGTTGCCCTGTCCCCCATAAATTCCATCGTCGCACCACCTGCAACCCGCGTACACCTGGTATACCGCAGCCAGTGAGGTCACTTCAGCGTTTTGTCGACATGCCCACAGAGAGATAAGTCAAACACGTTCAGGCCCAACTCGCGGCCTACGGCGCGCACTTCGGCGTCACAAGATGCGCGCAGACATGAAGAGGGCCCGGATCCTGAAGGATCCGGGCCCTCTTCTTCAGTAGCGGGGACAGGATTTGAACCTGCGACCTCTGGGTTATGAGCCCAGCGAGCTACCGAGCTGCTCCACCCCGCGTCGTTGTGTTGCAACCGTACCACGACGCGGGATGGTGCCTGCTCAGGCCTGTGGTCCTCAGTCCCCGGGCGCCCCTTCGTCCGGTTTCGCGTCCGGCTCGGCGCCAGGCGTCGCCTCCGAGCCCGGCGCGGACTCCGGCTGCGCCTTCTGCGCGTCGGCCGCCCGCTGCAGGGCTGCCTCCAGGGCGGCCTGCGCCTTGCCGTAGGCGGCCCAGTCCGTCGGGTTCTTCTCGAGGGCCGCCCTTGAGTCGTCGTACGCCTGCTGGGCGTCCGCGATGGCGTCCTGGAGCGCGGCGTCACCGGTGGCCGGCGGCTCGGTGGGCTCGGTGGGTGGCTCGTCCGGGTCGGCCGGCGGGGTCTCCTCGTCCGGTGCCCCCTCCGCGCCGAAGACCTGACCGAGCGCGCCGGCGAGGTCGTCGGCGAAACCGATCTTCTGACCGTAGACGACCGCGACCTTGCTCAGGAGCGGGAACTCGGATCCGCGGCCCTGGGCGTAGATGGGTTCGACGTACAGGAAGCCTCTGTCGAGGGGCACTGTCAGCAGATTGCCGTACTTGATCGTCGAGTCCGCGCCCTTGAGGTCACGGACGTAGGTGGCGATCGGCCCGTGACGGTTCAGCCGGCTCTGCACCTGTTCAGGTCCGTCGACGTTGTCGTCCGTCACCCGCAGCAGCTGGATCCGGCCGTAGTCGCTGCTCTTGGCGTCGGCGTCGACCGCCATGAAGGCCCGGAGGTTGGGCCGTCCACTGGGAGTGAACGTCGTCGTCAGGGAGAACTGCTGTGCCTTGTCGCCCGGCAGCTTCATCGACAGGTAGTACGGCGGAACCGCGTTGGTGTCCGACTTG
Coding sequences within it:
- the rsgA gene encoding ribosome small subunit-dependent GTPase A: MRRYGKHTDEDDIRSRPNRKGNRPRTNIRPKHEDALEGMVLTVDRGRLTCLVGDRIITAMKARELGRKAAVVGDRVGIVGDLSGDKDTLARIVRIEKRSSVLRRTADDDDPFERVVVANADRLAIVTALADPEPRPRLIDRCLVAAYDGGLEPLLVLTKSDLASPDELLEMYGALGVPYVVTTRDEFVDGRAAKRVREHLVGRTTAFVGHSGVGKTTLVNALVPDEMRRSTGHVNAVTGRGRHTTTSALALPLADEKGGWVIDTPGVRSFGLHHVDPSRVINAFPDLVPGTEGCPRACSHDEPDCALDDWVAEGHADPARLYSLRRLLATRERREGD
- a CDS encoding multidrug efflux SMR transporter, yielding MAWLLVVVAGFLETGFAVCLKLSHGFTRLWPTVAFAAFALGSFGLLTLSLKKLDVGPAYAVWTGIGAAGTAIYGMIFLDDLVSTLKIISITLVIVGVIGLQLSGSSQ
- a CDS encoding TetR/AcrR family transcriptional regulator is translated as MPAARESLLDAALAALRDLPWSGIRMVDVASAAGVSRQTLYNEFGSKDGLARALVRREADAYLRGVERLMARSGSVADRLVAVAEWTVGEARARPVLRALLTGCWGERLPVPRPVRGGTGLSRVPAQRRADAWLPGPADLVAAVRDRSLAKGHGSRLGDGDGEPGDLPQRCELAVRLALSFVVAPAGGSVARSVRAVVGDGLTATSPRAADR
- the hisN gene encoding histidinol-phosphatase yields the protein MPDYHDDLRLAHVLADAADATTMDRFKALDLKVETKPDMTPVSEADKAAEELIRGHLQRARPRDAILGEEFGIEGTGPRRWVVDPIDGTKNYVRGVPVWATLISLMEAGEGGYQPVVGVVSAPALGRRWWAAKGGGAYTGRSLTSATRLHVSKVERIEDASFAYSSLTGWEAQGRLDGFMDLTRAVWRTRGYGDFWPYMMVAEGSVDICAEPELSLWDMAAPAIVVQEAGGVFTGLDGRQGPHSGNAAASNGLLHEELLGYLNQQY
- a CDS encoding CBS domain-containing protein, with product MLVRDAMSTVVLTIGPAHTLRQAARLMAARRVGAAVVLDSDSSLGILTERDILNSVGLGQDPDLETAGTHTTTDVVFAAPSWTLEEAAGAMTHGGFRHLIVTDGDGPIGVVSVRDIIRCWAPARSQVVA
- a CDS encoding catalase, with the translated sequence MTQEAHVTQGPLTTEAGAPVADNQNSETAGVGGPVLVQDQLLLEKLAHFNRERIPERVVHARGAGAYGTFTLTRDVSRWTRAKFLSEVGKQTETFLRFSTVAGNLGAADAVRDPRGWALKFYTEEGNYDLVGNNTPVFFIKDAIKFPDFIHTQKRDPYTGSQEADNVWDFWGLSPESTHQVTWLFGDRGIPASYRHMDGFGSHTYQWNNEAGEVFWVKYHFKTDQGIKNLTQAEADKLAGEDPDSHQRDLREAIERGDFPSWTVQVQIMPAAEAATYRFNPFDLTKVWPHADYPPIEIGKLELNRNPENIFAEVEQSIFSPAHFVPGIGPSPDKMLQGRLFAYGDAHRYRVGINADHLPVNRPHATEARTNSRDGFLYDGRHKGAKNYEPNSFGGPHQTDRALWQPIPVTGVTGDHAAPVHSEDDDFVQAGNLYRLMSEDEKGRLIDNLAGFIAKVSRDDIAERAIGNFRQADGDFGKRLEAAVQALRG
- a CDS encoding Fur family transcriptional regulator; this encodes MSDLLERLRGRGWRMTAQRRVVAEVLDGEHVHLTADEVHARAVRLLPEISRATVYNTLGELVSLGEVLEVSTDRRAKRYDPNAHRPHQHLVCARCGAIRDVHPMGNPLADLPDTERFGFTISDVEVTYRGTCPNCAAG
- a CDS encoding SEL1-like repeat protein produces the protein MEFMGDRATLLETGRFVQPHAGDVADAIDAAVRADHTGKGRSDTGHDDTDGNSADTVETAGAEARHRSAADAGDTAAMSVLGALLLRRGDLDGAEPYLRGATADGDRAAANNLGVLLHQRGYADEAAGWWRIAAVAGSAAAAHALGRHFRERGDEPAAEYWLRQSAEQGHALGAYALADLLEHRSDVGAERWLRTAAEQGHREAAYRLARALERRAAAECRTTDGVGSLVGTGPAEPGPARDAARRARRGEDGARSAGVGGAGRSEARRHEPAAAVTGPGAVGSTDPALRVLADAETAAGEHLGGRRARDGRPGASVSGAQERTVERGGALLDEAAQWYRQAAARGHRRAALYLGAILERRGRLKEAGRWYLTAAKDGEARAACALAFLLRDAGDEESAAVWWLRAAQDGDGNAANALGALHAARGEPQTAERWYRAAMDAGDVNGAYNLGLLCAAQDRTAQAEQWYRRAAYAGHREAANALAVLLLQAGDPVGAEPWFSKAAEAGSVDAAFNLGILHAGRDDDRTALTWYERAAAAGHTEAALQVGIALLRDGDEQGAERHLRCAAGGGSAEAAFRLASVLDARRPPPGPPALGEPVAEKCECEEWYERAAEQGHRRAQVRVGMLAAARGDMADAARWYREAAEAGSRSGAFNLGLLLAREGSEREASLWWTRAARAGHGRAALRLALLAARRGELAEGQRWCARAVELGPAEVTERAARLREALLQELTA